A window from Variovorax sp. PBL-E5 encodes these proteins:
- a CDS encoding M61 family metallopeptidase — MAAPAIRFRVECADRHAHLFAVTLTIDAPAALQRVSLPVWIPGSYMVREFAKNLQQLQAAQGRRKLAARQIDKHSWQIDCAPGKPLVLRYRVCAYDNSVRTAWLDAHRGFFNGTSLCLRVEGQTDAPHALELPAPPSAAGDGARWSCATALRPSKVDRHGFGSYVAADYDELADSPVEMGTFWSASFEACGVPHRFVVAGAPASFDGDKLIADTRAICEAQMRFWHGDKVGKRGGPRPPHDRYVFMLNAVDDGYGGLEHRHSTALICTRRDLPQRGAMKQPEGYTTLMGLISHEYFHTWNVKRLRPAEFARYDYAEENYTQLLWLFEGFTSYYDDLLLRRAGRIDDAAYLRLVNKTINQVMQTPGRRVQSVAEASFDAWVKYYRQDEQTANGTVSYYTKGALVAMCFDLTLRSEGKGTLDDVMRLLWKKSGGGPVAEADFAEAIEAVGGRSFAREIADWVHSTAELPLSELLRAHGVVPLDDPAQRAQELGLRVTETGGSVQVKVVLRGGAAEQAGFSAHDEWLGIELPAAKGHPAQGWRIAKLDDLALYLGPQKKMTAIVARDRRLLRLPLVLPTGVTTWRLMAQDAARLAAWLSPS; from the coding sequence ATGGCGGCGCCGGCCATCCGCTTCCGCGTCGAATGCGCGGACCGCCACGCGCACCTGTTCGCCGTCACCCTCACCATCGATGCGCCTGCGGCGCTGCAGCGGGTCTCGCTGCCGGTGTGGATTCCGGGCAGCTACATGGTGCGCGAGTTCGCGAAGAACCTGCAGCAGCTGCAGGCGGCGCAAGGCCGGCGCAAGCTGGCCGCGCGGCAGATCGACAAGCACAGCTGGCAGATCGACTGCGCGCCGGGCAAGCCGCTGGTCCTGCGCTACCGGGTCTGCGCCTACGACAACTCGGTGCGCACCGCGTGGCTGGACGCCCATCGCGGATTCTTCAACGGCACCAGCCTGTGCCTGCGTGTCGAAGGCCAGACGGACGCACCGCATGCGCTCGAACTCCCGGCGCCGCCTTCGGCCGCCGGCGACGGTGCGCGCTGGTCCTGTGCCACCGCGCTGCGGCCGTCGAAGGTCGATCGCCATGGCTTCGGCAGCTACGTTGCCGCCGACTACGACGAGCTGGCCGACAGCCCGGTCGAGATGGGCACGTTCTGGAGCGCGAGCTTCGAGGCCTGCGGCGTGCCGCACCGCTTCGTGGTCGCCGGCGCGCCCGCTTCCTTCGACGGCGACAAGCTGATCGCCGACACGCGCGCGATCTGCGAGGCACAGATGCGCTTCTGGCATGGCGACAAGGTCGGCAAGCGCGGCGGGCCGCGGCCGCCGCATGACCGCTACGTGTTCATGCTCAACGCCGTGGACGACGGCTACGGCGGACTCGAGCACCGGCACTCGACGGCGCTCATCTGCACCCGGCGCGACCTGCCGCAACGTGGCGCCATGAAGCAGCCCGAGGGCTACACCACGCTGATGGGATTGATCAGCCACGAGTACTTCCACACCTGGAACGTGAAGCGGCTGCGGCCTGCAGAGTTCGCGCGCTACGACTATGCCGAAGAGAACTACACGCAGCTGCTGTGGCTGTTCGAGGGCTTCACCAGCTACTACGACGACCTGCTGCTGCGCCGTGCCGGCCGCATCGACGACGCGGCCTACCTGCGGCTCGTCAACAAGACCATCAACCAAGTGATGCAGACGCCGGGCCGGCGCGTGCAATCGGTGGCCGAGGCGAGCTTCGACGCCTGGGTCAAGTACTACCGCCAGGACGAGCAGACCGCCAACGGCACGGTGAGCTACTACACCAAGGGCGCGCTGGTGGCGATGTGCTTCGACCTCACGCTGCGCAGCGAAGGCAAGGGCACGCTCGACGACGTGATGCGGCTGCTCTGGAAGAAGAGCGGCGGCGGGCCCGTCGCCGAAGCCGATTTCGCCGAAGCGATCGAAGCGGTCGGCGGCCGGTCGTTCGCCAGGGAGATCGCCGACTGGGTGCACTCGACCGCCGAGCTGCCGCTGTCCGAGCTGCTGCGTGCGCACGGCGTCGTGCCGCTCGACGATCCGGCGCAGCGCGCGCAGGAACTCGGCCTGCGCGTGACCGAGACCGGCGGCAGCGTGCAGGTCAAGGTCGTGTTGCGCGGCGGCGCGGCCGAACAGGCCGGCTTCTCGGCCCACGACGAATGGCTCGGCATCGAGCTGCCGGCGGCCAAGGGCCATCCCGCGCAGGGCTGGCGGATCGCCAAGCTCGACGACCTCGCGCTCTACCTCGGCCCGCAGAAGAAGATGACCGCGATCGTCGCGCGCGACCGGCGGCTGCTGCGCCTGCCGCTCGTGTTGCCCACCGGCGTGACCACCTGGCGCCTGATGGCGCAGGATGCAGCCAGACTGGCCGCCTGGCTCAGCCCGTCCTGA
- a CDS encoding enoyl-CoA hydratase: protein MSYENIEVRTEAGKVGIVTLNRPKALNALNDALMTELGQALKAFDADSSIGCIIVTGSERAFAAGADIGAMAKYSFADVYKGDYITRNWETIRSVRKPVIAAVSGFALGGGCELAMMCDFIIAADNARFGQPEIKLGVIPGAGGTQRLPRAVGKSKAMDMALTGRMMDATEAERSGLVSRVVPYDKLMDEALGAALVIADFSQVAVMAAKESVNRAFEGSLSDGVMFERRLFHALFATADQKEGMDAFMNKRKAEFKHE from the coding sequence ATGAGCTACGAAAACATCGAAGTCCGCACCGAGGCCGGCAAGGTCGGCATCGTGACGCTGAACCGGCCCAAGGCGCTGAATGCGCTCAACGACGCGCTGATGACCGAACTCGGCCAGGCACTCAAGGCCTTCGATGCCGACAGCAGCATCGGCTGCATCATCGTCACAGGCAGCGAGCGCGCCTTCGCGGCCGGTGCCGACATCGGCGCGATGGCCAAGTACAGCTTCGCCGACGTCTACAAGGGCGACTACATCACGCGCAACTGGGAGACCATCCGCAGCGTGCGCAAGCCGGTGATCGCGGCCGTGAGCGGCTTCGCGCTCGGCGGCGGCTGCGAACTCGCGATGATGTGCGACTTCATCATTGCCGCAGACAACGCCAGGTTCGGCCAGCCCGAGATCAAGCTCGGCGTGATCCCCGGCGCCGGCGGCACGCAGCGCCTGCCGCGCGCGGTCGGCAAGTCCAAGGCGATGGACATGGCCTTGACCGGCCGCATGATGGACGCGACCGAGGCCGAGCGCTCGGGGCTGGTGAGCCGCGTCGTGCCCTACGACAAGTTGATGGACGAGGCATTGGGCGCCGCCTTGGTGATCGCCGACTTCTCGCAGGTCGCGGTGATGGCCGCCAAGGAATCGGTCAACCGCGCCTTCGAAGGCAGTCTGTCCGACGGCGTGATGTTCGAGCGCCGGCTGTTCCACGCGCTGTTCGCCACCGCCGACCAGAAGGAAGGCATGGACGCCTTCATGAACAAGCGCAAGGCCGAGTTCAAGCACGAGTGA